Proteins from a genomic interval of Microbacterium esteraromaticum:
- a CDS encoding zinc ribbon domain-containing protein YjdM: MADSLPPCPDCSSEHTYEMGALLVCPMCGHEWAPEESAATPDDDPAQRVVKDAVGNVLSDGDTVVVTTSIKVKGSPQGIKAGTKVRGIRLIDPVNGHDIDCRVEGFGAMLLKSSLVKKA; the protein is encoded by the coding sequence ATGGCTGATTCCCTTCCCCCGTGCCCCGACTGCTCCAGCGAGCACACCTATGAGATGGGCGCCCTGCTGGTGTGCCCGATGTGCGGACACGAATGGGCACCAGAGGAGAGCGCTGCGACACCGGACGACGACCCCGCCCAGCGGGTCGTCAAGGACGCCGTGGGCAACGTGCTGTCCGACGGTGACACCGTCGTGGTGACCACCTCGATCAAGGTCAAGGGGTCGCCGCAGGGCATCAAGGCGGGCACGAAGGTGCGCGGCATCCGCCTGATCGATCCCGTCAACGGCCACGACATCGACTGCCGCGTCGAGGGCTTCGGGGCGATGCTGCTGAAGTCGAGCCTGGTCAAGAAGGCCTGA
- a CDS encoding hydroxymethylglutaryl-CoA lyase, with protein MSAVRQLGLPMTQADPGIDVDTVEIWEVAPRDGLQAESVTLDADTKVELIERLAQAGARIIEAGSFVRADRVPQMADSAEVLTRTAALDVRTPVLVPNLRGYELARAAGADDIAVFLSVTESFSQQNLGAARATMEAAAGEVVARAIADGVRVRGYLSMVFGDPWEGAVATDEVVRLASVMRSWGVEQLSLGDTIGVATPGRVRGIVRALVDSGIPVGEIALHMHDTYGMAVANVHAGLEEGVRVFDAAAGGVGGCPFARSATGNLATDDLVWMLEGLGIRTGIDLDALTETSIWLTRALGKAPTSRVATALSR; from the coding sequence ATGAGCGCGGTGCGCCAGCTCGGCCTGCCCATGACGCAGGCCGACCCGGGCATCGACGTCGACACGGTCGAGATCTGGGAGGTCGCCCCGCGCGACGGACTCCAGGCCGAGAGCGTCACCCTCGACGCCGACACCAAGGTCGAGCTCATCGAGCGGCTCGCGCAGGCCGGGGCGCGGATCATCGAGGCGGGCAGCTTCGTGCGCGCCGACCGCGTGCCGCAGATGGCCGACTCGGCCGAGGTGCTCACCCGCACCGCGGCGCTCGACGTGCGCACGCCCGTGCTCGTTCCGAACCTGCGCGGATACGAACTGGCCCGCGCCGCGGGCGCCGACGACATCGCCGTGTTCCTCAGCGTCACCGAATCGTTCTCGCAGCAGAACCTCGGCGCCGCCCGGGCGACCATGGAGGCGGCGGCCGGCGAGGTCGTCGCGCGAGCCATCGCCGATGGCGTGCGAGTGCGCGGCTATCTGTCGATGGTGTTCGGCGACCCGTGGGAAGGGGCGGTCGCGACCGACGAGGTCGTGCGTCTGGCATCCGTCATGCGTTCGTGGGGTGTCGAACAGCTCTCGCTCGGCGACACGATCGGCGTCGCGACGCCGGGGCGGGTGCGCGGGATCGTGCGCGCTCTCGTCGACTCGGGCATCCCCGTGGGCGAGATCGCCCTGCACATGCACGACACCTACGGCATGGCCGTCGCCAACGTGCACGCCGGCCTCGAAGAGGGCGTGCGCGTCTTCGACGCCGCCGCCGGCGGCGTCGGCGGATGCCCCTTCGCGCGGTCGGCGACCGGCAACCTCGCCACCGACGACCTCGTGTGGATGCTGGAAGGGCTCGGCATCCGCACCGGCATCGACCTCGATGCCCTCACCGAAACGAGCATCTGGCTCACCCGGGCGCTGGGCAAGGCGCCCACGTCACGCGTCGCGACGGCGCTGAGCCGCTGA
- a CDS encoding helix-turn-helix domain-containing protein translates to MSSDLAAILRAIGDGATPEPDRIRTAVGTDSATADALVELAYRVEGLRQRSAELRVMMSSTRELLAEPDADLMLQRIVDHAHELIAGDVTYLSVYDPTRDELRVRAASGTISSRFLGMVVPAGVGLASRAVHTRHPQWVEDYTTLTSVPHDPTIDAIVHEERLRSMLGAPLVVKGEVLGVLFTAGRDARAHRPDEISLLSAFAGHAALVLHLARLLGRATDATEQAAVRQRQAEWAAGLHEELTRLAVTGHDAEGIAAALSDALGRRVTLRRAGEGGDPLGQVIRASGDGGRSTVLDDGPIELVAPILGATEVSGALLVERAGEPLTAVERRTVERSALTAALVLLRRDALADAEERVRGELAAELLADPARREAALARAAGRGHPIAAPWTALVVTCAAEQRASLLSRLRLRTDWLVAPHGDGIAVLAPGDPEPAVTDAEATSGVDAALLVFGRARNLDEAADAVRDIGLTARLAHGLGIRRGRMEAAVLAPYAPLFHGDGARLARFVDSMLHPVVDWDAAKGTMLFATLVALFDQRWQLAATARELHVHVNTLAQRIARLRQMLGPVLDAPEARFRLEMAVRVEQARRSLEQT, encoded by the coding sequence ATGAGCTCCGATCTCGCGGCGATCCTGCGGGCGATCGGCGACGGCGCGACGCCCGAGCCCGATCGCATCCGCACCGCTGTCGGAACCGACTCCGCCACCGCGGATGCCCTGGTCGAGCTCGCGTATCGCGTCGAGGGGCTGCGCCAGCGCAGCGCCGAACTGCGGGTGATGATGTCGTCGACCCGTGAACTGCTCGCCGAACCCGACGCCGATCTGATGCTGCAGCGCATCGTCGATCACGCGCACGAGCTGATCGCGGGCGATGTCACCTACCTGTCGGTCTACGACCCCACGCGCGACGAGCTGCGGGTGCGCGCCGCGAGCGGCACGATCTCGTCGCGCTTTCTGGGCATGGTCGTGCCGGCCGGGGTGGGGCTCGCGAGCCGCGCCGTGCACACCCGCCACCCGCAGTGGGTGGAGGACTACACGACGCTGACCTCTGTTCCGCACGATCCGACGATCGACGCCATCGTGCACGAGGAGCGGCTGCGATCGATGCTCGGCGCCCCACTGGTGGTCAAGGGTGAGGTGCTGGGTGTGCTGTTCACCGCCGGGCGCGACGCACGTGCGCACCGACCCGATGAGATCTCGCTCCTGTCGGCCTTCGCCGGGCACGCCGCGCTGGTGCTGCATCTCGCCCGGCTGCTCGGGCGGGCCACCGATGCCACTGAGCAGGCCGCCGTGCGCCAGCGTCAGGCCGAGTGGGCGGCGGGACTGCACGAGGAACTGACCCGGTTGGCGGTGACCGGCCATGATGCCGAGGGCATCGCCGCGGCGCTCTCTGACGCGCTCGGGCGCCGCGTCACCCTGCGGCGCGCGGGCGAGGGCGGCGACCCCCTCGGACAGGTGATCCGGGCCTCCGGTGATGGCGGACGCAGCACCGTGCTCGACGACGGGCCGATCGAACTCGTCGCGCCGATCCTCGGCGCGACCGAGGTCAGCGGAGCGCTGCTGGTCGAGCGCGCTGGTGAACCATTGACGGCCGTCGAACGGCGCACCGTCGAGCGGTCGGCGCTCACCGCGGCGCTCGTGCTGCTGCGCCGCGACGCGCTCGCCGACGCCGAGGAGCGCGTGCGGGGCGAACTGGCCGCAGAACTGCTGGCCGACCCGGCGCGCCGAGAGGCGGCGCTGGCGCGGGCGGCCGGGCGCGGGCATCCGATCGCCGCCCCCTGGACCGCCCTGGTGGTGACGTGCGCCGCCGAACAGCGCGCATCCCTGCTCAGTCGCCTGCGTCTGCGCACGGACTGGCTGGTCGCGCCTCACGGCGACGGGATCGCCGTGCTCGCCCCCGGCGACCCCGAGCCGGCGGTGACCGATGCCGAGGCGACCAGCGGCGTCGATGCCGCGCTGCTGGTGTTCGGTCGCGCCCGCAACCTCGACGAGGCCGCTGACGCGGTACGCGACATCGGGCTCACCGCGCGCCTCGCGCACGGTCTCGGCATTCGCCGAGGACGGATGGAAGCTGCCGTGCTGGCCCCCTACGCGCCGTTGTTCCACGGCGACGGGGCGCGGCTCGCCCGCTTCGTCGACAGCATGTTGCATCCGGTCGTCGACTGGGATGCCGCCAAGGGCACCATGCTGTTCGCCACGCTCGTCGCGCTGTTCGATCAGCGCTGGCAGCTCGCGGCGACCGCCCGCGAGCTGCACGTGCACGTCAACACCCTCGCCCAGCGCATCGCCCGGTTGCGGCAGATGCTGGGCCCCGTGCTCGACGCGCCCGAGGCCCGCTTCCGGCTGGAGATGGCCGTGCGGGTCGAGCAGGCGCGCAGATCACTCGAACAGACATAG
- a CDS encoding ArsR/SmtB family transcription factor → MLSDPNRPLYEVKAGLFKGLAHPIRIRILEVLSGTPEATVSDLLRVVELEPSHVSQHLAVLRRNRLVVSERRGSLVFYRLAYPQVADLLHVARELLGEILHTTQQQLVESEHLPHITTPRP, encoded by the coding sequence ATGCTCAGCGACCCGAACCGCCCGCTGTACGAGGTCAAGGCAGGACTGTTCAAGGGGCTGGCCCACCCGATCCGCATCCGCATCCTCGAGGTGCTCTCGGGCACACCCGAGGCCACCGTCAGCGACCTGCTGCGCGTCGTCGAGCTCGAACCCTCGCACGTCTCGCAGCATCTCGCGGTGCTGCGCCGCAACCGCCTGGTCGTCTCCGAGCGCCGGGGCAGCCTGGTGTTCTACCGCCTGGCCTACCCGCAGGTGGCAGACCTGCTGCACGTGGCCCGCGAACTGCTCGGTGAGATTCTGCACACCACGCAGCAGCAGCTCGTCGAGAGCGAGCACCTCCCGCACATCACAACACCTCGCCCATGA
- a CDS encoding DEAD/DEAH box helicase, giving the protein MVLDPTPLRDADADAIYLAFVEWAESTGISLYPAQDEAVIEIVSGQNLILSTPTGTGKSLVAIAAHFAALADDRTTFYTAPIKALVSEKFFALVDVFGAENVGMITGDSSVNADAPIICCTAEILANLALREGADADIGQVVMDEFHFYGDPDRGWAWQVPLLELPQAQFVLMSATLGDVSELASDLTRRTGRETAVVTGVERPVPLHFYYETTPIHETIDDLLQTGQAPIYIVHFSQAAAMERAQALASAKVATREQRDAIAELIGGFRFTTAFGKTLSRLLRLGIGVHHAGMLPKYRRLVEQLAQRGMLRVICGTDTLGVGINVPIRTVLLTALTKFDGKRMRQLNAREFHQIAGRAGRAGYDTAGTVVAQAPEHESENLAALKKAGDDPKKKRKIIRKKAPDGFVSWGEPSFQKLVGSQPETLTSHMQITSAMILNVIARGGDVFGNMRTLVYENHESRSTQRMLAVRALGIYRTLVQSGIVENVDGQIRLTVDLQPNFALNQPLSPFALAAFELLEPESATFALDMISIVEATLDDPRAVLGQQEFLARGEAVAAMKAEGIEYDERMELLEQITYPKPQEELLSAAFDTFSASQPWIRDFELHPKSVVRDMYERAMSFGEYVAYYKIARSEGVVLRYLSDAYRAASQTIPEHLKNDELHDLIEWLGELIRQVDSSLLDEWQELIDGTDNGAFDRPGDEPVVPPAPKRLTANTRAFRVLVRNEMFRRVLLAAREDVEQLASLDADFGADGWNDALDAYFAEHDEILTDADARSPQLLLIEQGASTWTVRQILHDPAGDHDWGITATVDLVASDEAGEAVIAVSGVDRL; this is encoded by the coding sequence ATGGTTCTCGATCCCACTCCCCTGCGCGACGCCGATGCGGACGCCATCTACCTGGCCTTCGTCGAGTGGGCGGAGTCGACCGGCATCAGCCTGTACCCGGCGCAGGACGAGGCGGTCATCGAGATCGTCTCGGGCCAGAACCTGATCCTGTCGACCCCCACCGGCACCGGCAAGTCTCTGGTGGCGATCGCCGCGCACTTCGCCGCGCTCGCCGATGACCGCACCACGTTCTACACGGCACCGATCAAGGCGCTGGTGAGTGAGAAGTTCTTCGCCCTGGTCGATGTGTTCGGCGCCGAGAACGTCGGCATGATCACGGGCGATTCATCGGTCAACGCCGATGCGCCGATCATCTGCTGCACGGCCGAGATCCTCGCCAACCTCGCGCTGCGCGAGGGCGCGGATGCCGACATCGGGCAGGTCGTGATGGACGAGTTCCACTTCTACGGCGACCCCGACCGCGGGTGGGCCTGGCAGGTGCCGCTGCTCGAGCTGCCGCAGGCGCAGTTCGTGCTCATGTCGGCGACGCTGGGCGACGTCAGCGAGCTGGCATCCGACCTCACGCGCCGCACCGGACGCGAGACGGCGGTCGTGACGGGCGTCGAACGGCCCGTGCCGCTGCACTTCTACTACGAGACGACCCCGATCCACGAGACGATCGACGACCTGCTGCAGACCGGCCAGGCGCCGATCTACATCGTGCACTTCTCTCAGGCCGCGGCGATGGAGCGCGCCCAGGCGCTGGCCAGCGCGAAGGTCGCCACGCGCGAGCAGCGCGACGCCATCGCCGAGCTCATCGGCGGATTCCGTTTCACCACCGCATTCGGCAAGACGCTGTCACGGCTGCTGCGACTGGGCATCGGGGTGCATCACGCGGGCATGCTGCCCAAGTACCGGCGACTGGTCGAGCAGTTGGCGCAGCGCGGCATGCTGCGGGTCATCTGCGGCACCGACACGCTCGGGGTGGGTATCAATGTGCCCATCCGCACGGTGCTGCTGACCGCGCTGACGAAGTTCGACGGCAAGCGGATGCGGCAGCTCAACGCCCGCGAGTTCCATCAGATTGCGGGGCGTGCGGGACGTGCGGGCTACGACACCGCGGGTACGGTGGTCGCGCAGGCGCCCGAGCACGAATCCGAGAACCTCGCTGCGCTCAAGAAGGCGGGCGATGACCCGAAGAAGAAGCGCAAGATCATCCGCAAGAAGGCTCCCGACGGTTTCGTGTCGTGGGGCGAGCCGTCGTTCCAGAAGCTCGTGGGGTCGCAGCCCGAAACACTGACCTCGCACATGCAGATCACGAGCGCGATGATCCTGAACGTCATCGCGCGCGGCGGCGACGTGTTCGGCAATATGCGTACGCTGGTATATGAGAACCACGAGTCGCGTTCGACACAGCGGATGCTAGCGGTGCGCGCCCTGGGGATCTACCGCACCCTGGTGCAATCGGGCATCGTCGAGAACGTCGACGGTCAGATCCGTCTGACGGTCGACCTGCAGCCGAACTTCGCGCTGAACCAGCCGCTTTCGCCGTTCGCGCTGGCGGCGTTCGAGCTGCTGGAACCCGAATCGGCGACATTCGCGCTCGACATGATCTCGATCGTCGAGGCAACCCTGGATGACCCGCGCGCCGTGCTGGGCCAGCAGGAGTTCCTCGCCCGCGGCGAGGCGGTTGCCGCGATGAAGGCCGAGGGTATCGAGTACGACGAGCGCATGGAGCTGCTCGAGCAGATCACGTACCCGAAGCCGCAGGAGGAACTGCTGAGCGCGGCCTTCGACACCTTCAGCGCATCGCAGCCCTGGATCCGCGACTTCGAGCTGCACCCGAAGTCGGTGGTGCGCGACATGTATGAGCGGGCCATGTCGTTCGGGGAATATGTCGCCTATTACAAGATCGCGCGGTCAGAGGGCGTCGTGCTGCGGTACCTGTCGGATGCCTATCGCGCGGCCTCGCAGACGATTCCCGAGCACCTGAAGAACGACGAGCTGCACGACCTGATCGAGTGGCTGGGCGAGCTGATCCGCCAGGTCGATTCGAGCCTGCTCGACGAGTGGCAGGAGTTGATCGACGGTACCGATAATGGCGCCTTCGACCGGCCCGGTGACGAGCCGGTGGTGCCGCCGGCCCCCAAGCGACTGACGGCCAACACGCGGGCGTTCCGTGTGCTGGTGCGCAACGAGATGTTCCGTCGTGTGCTGCTCGCGGCGCGCGAGGACGTCGAGCAGCTGGCCTCGCTCGATGCCGACTTCGGTGCCGACGGGTGGAACGACGCACTCGATGCCTACTTCGCCGAGCACGACGAGATCCTCACCGACGCCGACGCCCGCAGCCCGCAGCTGCTCCTGATCGAACAGGGCGCGAGCACCTGGACGGTGCGCCAGATCCTCCACGACCCGGCCGGCGATCATGACTGGGGCATCACGGCGACCGTCGACCTGGTGGCATCCGACGAGGCCGGCGAGGCCGTCATCGCGGTCAGCGGTGTCGATCGCCTCTGA
- a CDS encoding tripartite tricarboxylate transporter permease — MIDTLLEPTLWALGMALVGTIVFALIGLVSGTDETATIAPLTLLVILLGVPPAGVFAFFMASIAAKHITHAIPTTLLGIPGDTMAAPLLRDAQMLRELGVPHIALRKAISGGVIAAVIAVPMAVFFAWVLTPFSEAISAVAPWLFLAAALLIAVLSKGRWAALIALIPFVLVVVGLQNFAVGALGKGLSISFFLGIAIGPLILDLFLASSPAGRAGLKRDAPRSFELAADVRTWKGRMPNPMRVLDRTQLGGTAGAAVISSATFVFSPVAMTVLMGELFGGRIKNGYRRLTTMMAVKNGTTESTYIAETLIPLIAIGLPLSPMAAGPANPLFNAPPVFTINAETGETNNLHDMLGPWEFLVFGLAAVLIALIITYPFAMTQAHKAAAWIMKKVSHEAIIGAFAGLIAVICLYEGGVVALLVAISIGLVGGLLNRMFHMHTGVQFMGYYVAVLTVPAVTALFA; from the coding sequence ATGATCGACACGCTGCTCGAACCCACCCTGTGGGCGCTCGGCATGGCCCTGGTCGGAACGATCGTCTTCGCCCTGATCGGCCTCGTCTCGGGGACGGATGAGACCGCCACGATCGCTCCGCTGACCCTGCTGGTGATCCTGCTCGGCGTGCCGCCGGCGGGCGTGTTCGCCTTCTTCATGGCATCCATCGCCGCCAAGCACATCACCCATGCGATCCCGACGACCCTGCTGGGGATCCCGGGCGACACCATGGCCGCACCGCTGTTGCGCGACGCGCAGATGCTGCGCGAGCTGGGCGTGCCGCACATCGCCCTGCGCAAGGCGATCTCGGGCGGTGTGATCGCCGCGGTCATCGCGGTGCCGATGGCGGTGTTCTTCGCATGGGTGCTCACGCCGTTCTCCGAGGCGATCAGCGCGGTCGCACCGTGGCTGTTCCTCGCCGCTGCGCTGCTCATCGCCGTGCTGTCGAAGGGACGCTGGGCGGCACTGATCGCTCTCATCCCGTTCGTGCTCGTGGTGGTGGGTCTGCAGAACTTCGCCGTCGGCGCCCTCGGCAAGGGCCTGTCGATCAGCTTCTTCCTGGGCATCGCGATCGGACCGCTCATCCTCGACCTGTTCCTGGCGTCGAGCCCGGCCGGTCGTGCCGGCCTCAAGCGCGACGCTCCGCGGTCGTTCGAGCTGGCCGCCGATGTGCGCACCTGGAAGGGACGCATGCCCAACCCGATGCGCGTGCTCGACCGCACCCAGCTGGGTGGCACGGCGGGAGCCGCGGTGATCTCCAGCGCGACGTTCGTGTTCTCGCCGGTGGCGATGACCGTGCTGATGGGTGAGCTGTTCGGCGGCCGCATCAAGAACGGCTACCGTCGTCTGACCACGATGATGGCCGTCAAGAACGGCACGACCGAGTCGACCTACATCGCCGAGACGCTCATCCCGCTGATCGCCATCGGCCTGCCGCTCTCGCCCATGGCCGCCGGGCCCGCGAACCCGCTGTTCAACGCCCCGCCGGTGTTCACCATCAACGCCGAGACCGGCGAGACGAACAACCTGCACGACATGCTCGGGCCGTGGGAGTTCCTGGTGTTCGGCCTCGCGGCGGTGCTGATCGCCCTGATCATCACGTATCCGTTCGCCATGACGCAGGCCCACAAGGCTGCGGCCTGGATCATGAAGAAGGTCTCGCACGAGGCCATCATCGGCGCCTTCGCCGGACTGATTGCCGTGATCTGCCTCTACGAAGGTGGCGTGGTCGCGCTGCTGGTGGCGATCAGCATCGGTCTCGTCGGTGGCCTGCTCAACCGCATGTTCCACATGCACACGGGCGTGCAGTTCATGGGCTACTACGTCGCGGTGCTCACAGTTCCGGCGGTCACGGCCCTGTTCGCCTGA
- a CDS encoding hydroxymethylglutaryl-CoA reductase, degradative — MATTSRLSGLRNLSIADRRTAVTDAIGGQPELLTALDPTSDEALTMAQADRMVENVIGQIGIPVGVCTNLVLNGREVLVPMATEEPSVVAAASNIARMSRTLGGVTATSSEPVMQAQVQLLDVADPQGARARILERKDDVLALANAQDPKLVEVGGGARDLIVRTVHGLLDDHLIVHLVVNVGDAMGANAVNTMAEAIAPLLAEIAQGRSLLRILTNLADMRITRARIAIAPDQIGGPQVIDDMIAGAALAYDDPYRAATHNKGIMNGISAVVLATGNDTRAVEAGAHAYAARDGQYRALSRFEKDSAGNLVATLELPMAVGLVGGATKSHPTARAGVAMTEVTTARELGEIICAIGLAQNVAAVRALAAEGIQRGHMGLHARNIAVAAGATGTEVDDVAAELVARRAVRVDVAETVLAELRAR, encoded by the coding sequence GTGGCCACGACATCACGGCTCAGCGGACTGCGGAACCTCAGCATCGCCGACCGGCGCACCGCAGTGACAGACGCGATTGGCGGGCAGCCCGAACTGCTCACCGCACTGGACCCCACCTCGGACGAGGCGCTGACCATGGCGCAGGCCGATCGCATGGTCGAGAACGTCATCGGACAGATCGGCATCCCCGTCGGCGTGTGCACGAACCTCGTGCTCAACGGCCGCGAGGTGCTCGTGCCGATGGCCACCGAAGAGCCCAGCGTCGTCGCGGCGGCCTCGAACATCGCCCGCATGTCGCGCACCCTCGGCGGCGTCACCGCCACGTCGTCCGAGCCGGTCATGCAGGCCCAGGTGCAGCTGCTCGACGTCGCAGATCCGCAGGGCGCCCGCGCACGGATCCTCGAACGCAAGGACGATGTGCTCGCCCTCGCCAACGCCCAGGACCCCAAGCTGGTCGAGGTCGGCGGCGGCGCCCGCGACCTCATCGTGCGCACCGTGCACGGCCTGCTCGACGACCACCTCATCGTGCATCTCGTGGTGAACGTCGGCGACGCGATGGGCGCGAACGCCGTCAACACCATGGCCGAGGCCATCGCCCCGCTGCTGGCCGAGATCGCCCAGGGTCGGTCGCTGCTGCGCATCCTCACCAACCTCGCCGACATGCGCATCACCCGCGCCCGCATCGCCATCGCCCCCGACCAGATCGGCGGCCCGCAGGTGATCGACGACATGATCGCCGGTGCCGCACTCGCCTATGACGACCCGTACCGTGCCGCGACCCACAACAAGGGCATCATGAACGGCATCTCGGCCGTCGTACTCGCCACCGGCAACGACACCCGCGCGGTCGAGGCGGGCGCCCACGCCTACGCCGCCCGCGACGGACAGTACCGGGCCCTGTCGCGGTTCGAGAAGGACAGTGCCGGCAACCTCGTCGCGACCCTCGAACTGCCCATGGCCGTCGGGCTCGTCGGCGGAGCCACCAAGTCGCACCCCACGGCCCGTGCGGGCGTCGCCATGACCGAGGTGACCACCGCACGTGAGCTCGGCGAGATCATCTGCGCGATCGGGCTTGCACAGAACGTCGCCGCCGTGCGTGCGCTCGCCGCCGAGGGCATCCAGCGCGGACACATGGGGCTGCACGCCCGCAACATCGCCGTCGCCGCCGGGGCCACCGGCACCGAGGTCGACGACGTCGCCGCCGAACTCGTCGCGCGCCGGGCCGTGCGCGTCGACGTCGCCGAGACGGTGCTCGCCGAACTGCGCGCACGATGA
- a CDS encoding SulP family inorganic anion transporter: MNAWSLRTLLPSVGDYRDLPRTWRGDLLAGVTVGIVALPLALAFGVSSGAGAESGLVTAIIAGVVAAVFGGSHVQVSGPTGAMVVVLAPILAVHGAGALAAICLMAGLLVLAAGALRLGRTVGYIPWPVIEGFTLGIAVIIFLQQVPTATGAPPGESTNALISAAQSLSSLSWPKVAWSLLLVAVVVIIMVISMRVHPRFPGSLLAIVAASLIAAVAGLPVDTIGELPAGLPSPTLPTIDAATTLALIGPAVAVAALAAIESLLSVRVAATLADTGPYDADRELVGQGLASIAAGLFGGMPATGAIARTAVNVRSGARTRMAAIVHALLLLAIASVGAAVVAHIPLAALAGVLMVTAVRMITPATVRTVMRSTRADAAVFVVTAVVTVSVDLIYAVLIGLLAAGFFALRQLAKASGVHREELPAPSQPGDERIALFRLEGALFFGAAERMLERVAELDDIEVVVIRMAQMRMLDATGAQVITELIGTLERRGITVLIKGIPAEHLPLAERVGVLSSLRHENHLFDDLDAAIAHARSHVSRS, from the coding sequence ATGAACGCCTGGTCACTCCGCACTCTGCTGCCGTCGGTCGGTGACTACCGCGACCTGCCCCGCACCTGGCGCGGTGACCTGCTCGCAGGCGTCACCGTCGGCATCGTGGCGCTGCCCCTCGCCCTCGCCTTCGGCGTCAGCTCGGGCGCCGGCGCCGAGAGCGGATTGGTCACGGCCATCATCGCCGGGGTCGTCGCCGCCGTGTTCGGCGGGTCGCACGTGCAGGTCTCGGGGCCGACCGGCGCCATGGTCGTGGTGCTGGCGCCGATCCTCGCCGTGCACGGCGCCGGCGCGCTGGCCGCCATCTGCCTGATGGCCGGTCTGCTCGTCCTGGCCGCGGGGGCCCTGCGCCTGGGGCGTACCGTCGGCTACATCCCATGGCCCGTGATCGAGGGGTTCACCCTCGGCATCGCCGTCATCATCTTTCTGCAGCAGGTGCCCACCGCCACGGGCGCCCCGCCCGGCGAGAGCACCAACGCTCTCATCTCCGCGGCGCAGTCGCTGAGCTCGCTGTCCTGGCCGAAGGTGGCTTGGTCGCTGCTGCTCGTGGCGGTCGTGGTCATCATCATGGTGATCTCGATGCGCGTGCACCCGCGCTTCCCGGGGTCGCTGCTGGCGATCGTCGCAGCCTCTCTCATCGCCGCCGTCGCGGGGCTCCCCGTCGACACGATCGGCGAACTGCCCGCCGGGCTGCCGTCACCGACCCTTCCGACGATCGACGCAGCGACGACCCTGGCGCTGATCGGCCCGGCGGTGGCGGTCGCCGCGCTCGCCGCCATCGAGTCGTTGCTGTCTGTGCGGGTCGCTGCGACCCTCGCCGACACCGGCCCGTACGACGCGGACCGCGAGCTGGTCGGACAGGGGCTCGCCTCGATCGCCGCCGGCCTGTTCGGCGGCATGCCCGCCACCGGCGCGATCGCCCGCACCGCCGTCAACGTGCGATCCGGGGCGCGCACCCGCATGGCCGCCATCGTGCACGCCCTGCTGCTGCTGGCGATCGCCTCCGTCGGCGCCGCGGTCGTCGCCCACATCCCCCTGGCCGCCCTCGCAGGCGTGCTCATGGTGACAGCGGTACGCATGATCACCCCCGCCACGGTGCGCACCGTCATGCGATCCACGCGTGCCGATGCCGCCGTGTTCGTCGTGACCGCCGTGGTCACCGTGAGTGTCGACCTGATCTATGCCGTGCTCATCGGCCTGCTGGCCGCGGGATTCTTCGCCCTGCGTCAGCTGGCAAAGGCCAGCGGCGTGCACCGCGAAGAGCTGCCAGCACCCTCGCAGCCGGGCGATGAGCGCATCGCCCTGTTCCGCCTCGAAGGGGCCCTGTTCTTCGGAGCCGCCGAACGGATGCTCGAACGCGTCGCCGAACTCGACGACATCGAGGTCGTCGTGATCCGCATGGCGCAGATGCGCATGCTCGACGCCACAGGGGCGCAGGTGATCACCGAGTTGATCGGAACGCTCGAGCGCCGCGGCATCACGGTGCTCATCAAGGGCATCCCCGCAGAGCATCTGCCCCTCGCCGAGCGGGTCGGTGTGCTGTCGTCATTGCGGCACGAGAACCACCTCTTCGACGACCTCGATGCGGCGATCGCGCACGCACGCAGTCATGTCTCCCGGTCATGA